The sequence TTGGCCGAGCGGGGCGTGATCGTCTCGTATGAAAGCATCCGGGTGTGGTGCCAACGGTTCGGAGCACAGATCGCCGCCAGCATTCGTCGCGACCGTCCGACCCCGGCCGACAAATGGCACCTCGACGAGGTCGTGATCTCAATCCGGGGCCAGAAGCACTGGCTTTGGCGGGCGGTCGACGCGAACGGCGACGTGCTGGAGATCCTGGCCCAAAGTCGCAGGAATGCCCATGCTGCCAAGCGATTTCTTCGAAAACTGATGCGGCGGTGGGGCGTGCCGCGGGTTATCGTGACCGACAAGCTGCGCAGCTATGGCGTCGCCGTTCGGGGGCTTTGCCCAAGCGTCGAGCACCGCTCGCACAAGGGGTTGAACAACCGGTCGGAAGCGTCGCATCGACACACAAGACGACGAGAAAAGATCATGGGCCGCTTCAAATCTCCGCGCCAAGCGCAGCGGTTTTTTTCCGTTCACGATCAGACCGCAACCCTGTTCCGCCCGAAACGCCATCGCCTCTCCGCAATATCCTATCGCCACTCCCGGGCTGATGCGTTCAGTCTGTGGAACGATTGTGCTGCTGAAATGGCCGCATGATGGTGGCGCCGGTCTTCGTCACGTCGCGATAGAACAAGCTGACAATGCCCCTGCGCGTGCTGATGCTGCGAATGAACACGAACGTACAGTCACTATACAAGGTCGCGCTCCCCCAGACGTGATTCGAATCTTCCGTGTGGCTCCCCGCAA comes from Roseovarius sp. M141 and encodes:
- a CDS encoding IS6 family transposase — protein: MISQVSQPRLKGFRFPRSIISYAVWAYHRFALSLRDVEDLLAERGVIVSYESIRVWCQRFGAQIAASIRRDRPTPADKWHLDEVVISIRGQKHWLWRAVDANGDVLEILAQSRRNAHAAKRFLRKLMRRWGVPRVIVTDKLRSYGVAVRGLCPSVEHRSHKGLNNRSEASHRHTRRREKIMGRFKSPRQAQRFFSVHDQTATLFRPKRHRLSAISYRHSRADAFSLWNDCAAEMAA